Proteins found in one Elgaria multicarinata webbii isolate HBS135686 ecotype San Diego chromosome 12, rElgMul1.1.pri, whole genome shotgun sequence genomic segment:
- the LMAN2L gene encoding VIP36-like protein isoform X2, whose amino-acid sequence MGNAMVMTQFVRLTPDIQSKQGAVWNRVPCYLRDWEMQVHFKIHGQGKKNLNGDGFAIWYTKERMQPGPVFGSKDNFLGLGVFVDTYPNEEKQQEAQKKRYSSGNQRVFPYVSTMVSNGSLAYDHDRDGRPTELGGCTAMVRNLNHDTFLVIRYVKRRLTVLLDIDGKHEWRDCIDIPGVHLPRGYYFGVSSVTGDLSDNHDVISLKLYQLTVERTLEEDKRDKEVFLPVVDNMKLPGLESPMEPMSGLALFLIVFFSLVAVVFALVIGIIVYNKWQTQSRKHFY is encoded by the exons CCTTGTTACTTGAGAGACTGGGAGATGCAAGTGCACTTCAAAATCCacgggcaggggaagaagaacctGAATGGAGACGGCTTTGCCATCTGGTACACAAAGGAGCGAATGCAGCCAG GGCCTGTCTTCGGGAGCAAGGATAACTTTCTAGGGCTGGGAGTGTTTGTAGACACCTACCCAAATGAGGAGAAGCAACAGGAG GCGCAGAAGAAGAGGTATTCTTCAGGAAACCAG CGTGTTTTCCCATACGTCTCCACCATGGTGAGCAATGGCTCCCTGGCCTATGACCACGACAGGGATGGGAGGCCCACTGAACTAGGCGGGTGCACGGCAATGGTGCGCAACCTGAACCATGACACTTTCCTGGTGATCCGCTATGTGAAGAGGAGGCTTACC GTCTTGCTTGATATCGATGGGAAGCATGAATGGAGAGACTGCATAGACATCCCGGGAGTCCACTTGCCACGAGGATACTACTTCGGAGTCTCTTCCGTCACTGGAGACCTATCAG ATAATCACGACGTAATTTCCTTGAAGTTGTACCAGCTGACGGTTGAGCGGACCCTGGAGGAAGACAAGCGGGACAAAGAGGTCTTCCTCCCTGTGGTGGACAACATGAAGCTGCCGGGAT TGGAGAGCCCGATGGAGCCCATGAGTGGCCTGGCTCTCTTCTTGATAGTCTTCTTCTCGCTGGTTGCCGTCGTGTTCGCCCTCGTCATCGGCATTATCGTCTACAACAAATGGCAGACACAGAGCCGGAAGCACTTCTACTGA